A genome region from Mycobacterium florentinum includes the following:
- the kstR gene encoding cholesterol catabolism transcriptional regulator KstR, translated as MAVLAESELGSEAQRERRKRILDATMAIASKGGYEAVQMRAVADRADVAVGTLYRYFPSKVHLLVSALGREFGRIDAKTDRSAMAGGTPFQRLNFMVGKLNRAMQRNPLLTEAMTRAYVFADASAASEVDQVEKLIDSMFARAMSDGEPTEDQYHIARVISDVWLSNLLAWLTRRASATDVSKRLDLAVRLLIGDQEST; from the coding sequence GTGGCAGTACTGGCCGAATCCGAGCTGGGCTCGGAGGCACAACGCGAGCGTCGCAAGCGCATCCTGGACGCCACCATGGCAATCGCGTCCAAGGGCGGCTACGAGGCAGTTCAGATGCGCGCGGTGGCAGATCGGGCGGACGTGGCGGTCGGGACGCTGTACCGGTACTTCCCCTCGAAGGTGCACTTGCTGGTATCGGCCCTGGGCCGGGAGTTCGGTCGCATCGACGCGAAAACCGACCGCTCCGCGATGGCGGGCGGCACGCCGTTCCAGCGGCTGAATTTCATGGTCGGCAAGCTCAACCGCGCGATGCAGCGCAACCCGCTGCTCACCGAGGCGATGACGCGCGCCTACGTCTTCGCCGACGCGTCGGCGGCCAGCGAGGTCGACCAGGTGGAAAAGCTGATCGACAGCATGTTCGCCCGCGCAATGAGTGACGGCGAACCGACCGAGGACCAGTACCACATCGCCCGGGTGATCTCCGACGTGTGGCTGTCGAACCTGTTGGCCTGGCTGACCCGGCGCGCCTCGGCGACCGACGTCAGCAAGCGACTCGACCTGGCCGTGCGGTTGCTGATCGGCGACCAGGAATCGACCTAG
- a CDS encoding acyl-CoA dehydrogenase translates to MVATVTDEQFAARELVRDWARNTTSGPGGTVAIREVEQGKADAWRPVFARLAGLGLFGVTISEDDGGAGGSIEDLCAMVEEAAKALVPGPIAPTALATLVVTEPEVLAALASGERFAGLALEGDVQFDGQRASGTVDFVLGGADGALLLLPAGDKWVLVDTGSDGVQVEPLQAADFSRPLARVVLTSAPATPIAESRQRVADLAATLLAAEAAGITRWCLDTAVDYAKVREQFGKPIGSFQAIKHLCAEMLCRAEQAEVAAADAARAASGAVDSEEAQQFSIAAALAAGVAITAVKANVKDCIQVLGGIGCTWEHDAHLYLRRAHGIGRFLGGAERWLRRITELTQDGVRRRLSIDLTEVEGQRAELAATVADIAALPAEKRQVALADSGLQAPHWPKPYGRAASPAEQLLIDQELAKAGVERPDLVIGWWAAPTILEHGTPEQIEQFVPATTRGEFLWCQLFSEPGAGSDLASLRTKAVRGDGGWLLTGQKVWTSAAHKARWGVCLARTDPDAPKHKGITYFLVDMKSPGIDIRPLREITGDSLFNEVFLDNVFVPDEMVVGAVNDGWRLARTTLANERIAMASGTALGNPMEELLKLLAARDLDVAEQDRLGRLIILAQTGALLDQRIAQLAVGGQDPGAQSSVRKLIGVRYRQALAEFTMDVAEGGGLVDRRADNDRAVFDFLNTRCLTIAGGTEQILLTVAAERLLGLPR, encoded by the coding sequence GTGGTAGCGACCGTCACTGACGAACAGTTCGCGGCGCGTGAGTTGGTCCGCGACTGGGCCCGCAATACGACGTCCGGCCCGGGTGGGACCGTCGCGATCCGCGAGGTCGAGCAGGGCAAAGCCGACGCCTGGCGGCCGGTGTTCGCCCGGCTGGCCGGCCTCGGCCTGTTCGGGGTCACCATCTCCGAGGATGACGGTGGGGCCGGCGGCAGCATCGAGGACCTGTGCGCGATGGTCGAGGAGGCGGCCAAGGCGCTGGTGCCCGGGCCGATCGCCCCCACCGCGCTGGCCACCCTGGTTGTCACCGAGCCCGAAGTGCTCGCCGCGCTCGCCTCGGGTGAGCGTTTCGCCGGTTTGGCGCTCGAGGGTGACGTGCAGTTCGACGGCCAGCGGGCATCGGGCACCGTCGACTTCGTGCTGGGCGGCGCCGACGGTGCGCTGTTGCTGCTGCCCGCCGGCGACAAGTGGGTCCTCGTCGACACCGGCAGCGACGGCGTGCAGGTCGAGCCGTTGCAGGCCGCCGACTTTTCCCGGCCGCTGGCGCGCGTGGTGCTGACGTCGGCCCCGGCGACCCCGATCGCCGAATCGCGGCAGCGGGTCGCCGACCTGGCCGCGACCCTGCTGGCCGCCGAAGCGGCCGGCATCACCCGCTGGTGCCTGGACACCGCCGTCGACTACGCCAAGGTTCGCGAGCAGTTCGGCAAGCCGATCGGAAGCTTCCAGGCCATCAAGCACCTGTGCGCCGAGATGCTGTGCCGCGCCGAGCAGGCCGAGGTGGCCGCCGCCGATGCGGCCCGGGCCGCATCGGGCGCCGTGGATTCCGAAGAGGCACAACAGTTCTCGATCGCCGCCGCGCTGGCCGCGGGTGTCGCCATCACCGCGGTGAAGGCCAACGTCAAGGACTGCATTCAGGTGCTCGGTGGCATCGGCTGCACCTGGGAACACGACGCGCACCTGTACCTGCGCCGGGCCCACGGCATCGGGCGATTCCTCGGGGGCGCCGAGCGCTGGTTGCGCCGCATCACCGAGCTGACGCAGGACGGGGTGCGCCGCCGCCTGTCCATCGACCTCACCGAGGTCGAGGGGCAGCGCGCCGAGCTCGCCGCGACCGTTGCCGACATCGCGGCGCTGCCTGCCGAGAAGCGGCAGGTCGCCCTGGCCGATTCCGGGCTGCAGGCGCCGCACTGGCCGAAGCCGTACGGGCGCGCCGCGTCGCCGGCCGAGCAACTGCTGATCGACCAGGAGCTGGCCAAGGCCGGCGTTGAGCGACCCGACCTGGTGATCGGCTGGTGGGCGGCGCCGACGATCCTCGAACACGGCACGCCGGAGCAGATCGAGCAGTTCGTGCCGGCCACCACACGCGGCGAATTCCTTTGGTGCCAGCTGTTTTCCGAGCCGGGAGCGGGCTCGGATCTCGCCTCGCTGCGCACCAAGGCGGTGCGCGGGGACGGCGGCTGGTTGCTGACCGGGCAGAAGGTGTGGACCTCGGCGGCGCACAAGGCGCGTTGGGGGGTGTGCCTGGCGCGCACCGATCCCGATGCCCCCAAGCACAAGGGCATCACCTACTTCCTGGTCGACATGAAATCGCCCGGCATCGACATCCGGCCGCTGCGCGAGATCACCGGCGACTCGCTGTTCAACGAGGTGTTCCTGGACAACGTCTTCGTGCCCGACGAGATGGTCGTCGGCGCGGTGAACGACGGCTGGCGGCTGGCCCGCACCACGCTGGCCAACGAGCGGATCGCGATGGCCAGCGGGACGGCGCTGGGCAACCCGATGGAAGAGCTGCTCAAGCTGCTGGCGGCCAGGGACCTCGACGTCGCCGAGCAGGACCGGCTGGGCCGGCTGATCATCTTGGCGCAGACGGGTGCGCTGCTGGACCAGCGCATCGCCCAGCTCGCGGTGGGCGGCCAGGACCCCGGCGCGCAATCCAGCGTGCGCAAGCTCATCGGTGTGCGCTACCGGCAGGCGCTGGCCGAATTCACGATGGACGTCGCCGAGGGCGGGGGACTCGTCGACCGCCGGGCGGACAACGATCGCGCGGTGTTCGACTTCCTCAACACGCGCTGCCTGACTATCGCCGGAGGCACCGAGCAGATCCTGCTGACCGTGGCGGCCGAGCGGCTGCTGGGCCTACCGCGCTGA
- a CDS encoding ferredoxin--NADP reductase, which produces MTEADLDEPLGDHVLELQIAEVVAETDDARSLVFAVPDESGDPEIPAERLRYAPGQFLTLRVPSDRTGSVARCYSLCSSPFTDDALSVTIKRTADGYASNWLCDNAKQGMRIHVLAPSGNFVPKTLDQDFLLLAAGSGITPIMSICKSALSEGSGQVTLVYANRDESSVIFADALRELAAKYSDRLTVLHWLESVQGLPSAAALAKLAAPFTDRHAFICGPGPFMDAARQALETLKVPAPQVHIEVFKSLDSDPFAAVTIEDAKEGDQPPATAVVELDGETHTVSWPRSAKLLDVLLAKGLDAPFSCREGHCGACACTLRSGKVSMEINDVLEQQDLDEGLILACQSHPESDSVEVTYDE; this is translated from the coding sequence TTGACGGAAGCAGATCTGGACGAGCCACTCGGCGACCACGTCCTGGAACTGCAGATCGCCGAGGTCGTCGCGGAGACCGACGACGCGCGCTCGCTGGTGTTCGCCGTGCCCGACGAGTCGGGCGATCCCGAGATCCCGGCGGAGCGGCTGCGCTACGCGCCGGGCCAGTTCCTGACGCTGCGGGTGCCCAGCGACCGTACCGGTTCGGTGGCACGCTGCTACTCGCTGTGCAGCTCGCCGTTCACCGACGACGCCCTGTCCGTCACGATCAAGCGAACCGCCGACGGCTACGCGTCCAACTGGCTCTGCGACAACGCAAAGCAGGGCATGCGGATCCACGTGCTGGCCCCGTCGGGCAACTTCGTCCCCAAGACGCTCGACCAGGACTTCCTGCTGCTGGCCGCGGGGAGCGGCATCACCCCGATCATGTCGATCTGCAAGTCGGCGCTCTCCGAAGGCAGCGGGCAGGTGACGCTGGTCTACGCCAACCGCGACGAAAGCTCGGTGATCTTCGCCGACGCGCTGCGCGAGCTGGCCGCCAAGTATTCCGACCGGCTCACCGTGCTGCACTGGCTGGAATCGGTGCAGGGGCTGCCGAGCGCGGCCGCGCTGGCGAAGCTGGCCGCGCCGTTCACCGACCGGCACGCCTTCATCTGTGGGCCCGGCCCGTTCATGGACGCCGCTCGCCAGGCGCTGGAGACGCTGAAAGTGCCTGCGCCGCAGGTGCATATCGAGGTGTTCAAGTCGCTGGATTCCGATCCGTTCGCCGCTGTGACGATCGAGGACGCCAAGGAGGGCGACCAGCCGCCGGCCACCGCCGTCGTCGAGCTCGACGGCGAAACCCACACCGTGTCGTGGCCGCGCAGCGCCAAACTGCTCGACGTGTTGCTCGCCAAAGGCCTCGATGCGCCGTTCTCCTGCCGGGAAGGTCACTGCGGGGCATGCGCCTGCACGCTGCGCAGCGGCAAAGTCAGCATGGAGATCAACGACGTGCTCGAGCAGCAGGATCTCGACGAGGGGCTAATTCTGGCCTGTCAATCTCACCCGGAATCTGATTCGGTAGAAGTCACTTACGACGAATAG
- the hsaA gene encoding 3-hydroxy-9,10-secoandrosta-1,3,5(10)-triene-9,17-dione monooxygenase oxygenase subunit — protein sequence MTSIQQRDAQSVLAGIDDLLPKFRERAQATEDLRRLPDETVAELDEVGFFTLLQPEQWGGLQCDPSLFYEAVRRIASACGSTGWVSSIIGVHNWHLALFDQLAQEEVWGEDPKTRVSSSYAPMGAGVVTDGGYLVNGSWNWSSGCDHATWAFLGGPVIKDGRPVDFGSFLIPRSEYRIDDVWHVVGLRGTGSNTVVVKDVFVPRHRFLSYKAMNDGTAGGYETNTAAVYKMPWGTMHPTTISAPIVGMAYGAYDAHVEHQGKRVRAAFAGEKAKDDPFAKVRIAEAASDIDAAWRQLSGNVADEYALLSAGKEIPFDLRTRARRDQVRATGRAIASIDRLFEASGATALANDQPVQRFWRDAHAGRVHAANDPERAYQIFGNNEFGLPPGDTMV from the coding sequence GTGACGTCCATTCAACAGCGTGACGCGCAGTCGGTCTTAGCGGGGATCGACGATCTGCTCCCGAAGTTCCGGGAGCGCGCTCAGGCGACAGAGGACCTGCGCCGGCTGCCCGATGAGACCGTTGCCGAACTCGACGAGGTCGGCTTCTTCACCCTGCTGCAGCCCGAGCAATGGGGCGGTCTGCAATGCGACCCCTCGCTGTTCTATGAGGCGGTGCGGCGGATCGCCAGCGCGTGTGGTTCCACCGGCTGGGTGAGCTCGATCATCGGCGTGCACAACTGGCACCTGGCGCTGTTCGACCAGCTGGCCCAGGAGGAGGTCTGGGGCGAGGACCCCAAGACCCGGGTCTCGTCGTCGTATGCCCCGATGGGCGCGGGCGTGGTGACCGACGGCGGCTATCTGGTCAACGGATCGTGGAACTGGTCCTCGGGCTGCGATCACGCCACCTGGGCATTCCTCGGCGGACCCGTCATCAAGGACGGTCGCCCCGTCGACTTCGGCAGCTTCCTGATCCCGCGCAGCGAGTACCGCATCGACGACGTGTGGCATGTCGTCGGCCTGCGCGGCACGGGCAGCAACACCGTCGTGGTCAAGGACGTCTTCGTGCCGCGGCACCGGTTCCTGTCCTACAAGGCGATGAACGACGGCACCGCGGGCGGGTATGAGACCAACACCGCCGCCGTCTACAAAATGCCTTGGGGCACAATGCATCCCACCACCATCTCGGCTCCGATCGTCGGGATGGCCTACGGCGCGTACGACGCACACGTCGAGCACCAGGGCAAGCGGGTGCGCGCGGCGTTCGCCGGCGAGAAGGCCAAGGACGACCCGTTCGCCAAGGTTCGCATCGCCGAGGCGGCCAGCGACATCGACGCCGCATGGCGGCAGCTGAGCGGCAACGTCGCCGACGAGTACGCGCTGCTGTCGGCCGGCAAGGAGATCCCGTTCGACCTGCGCACCCGCGCCCGTCGCGACCAGGTGCGCGCCACCGGGCGTGCGATCGCTTCGATCGACCGGCTGTTCGAGGCCTCCGGTGCCACGGCGCTGGCCAATGACCAACCGGTGCAACGGTTCTGGCGGGACGCGCACGCAGGCCGGGTGCACGCGGCCAACGATCCCGAGCGGGCCTACCAGATCTTCGGGAACAACGAGTTCGGGTTGCCGCCCGGCGACACCATGGTCTAA
- the hsaD gene encoding 4,5:9,10-diseco-3-hydroxy-5,9,17-trioxoandrosta-1(10),2-diene-4-oate hydrolase, producing MTAIEELTFESTSRFAEVDVDGPLKLHYHEAGLAFKGNGQTIVLLHGGGPGAASWTNFSRNIPVLAEQFHVLAVDQPGYGLSDKRAEHGQFNHYAARALKGLFDQLGLGRVPLVGNSLGGGTAVRFALDYPDQAGRLVLMGPGGVSVNLFAPDPTEGVKRLGKFSAEPTRENLEAFLRVMVYDQKLITPELIEQRFELASTPESLTATRAMGMSFAGADFELGMMWREVHRLRQPVLLIWGREDRVNPLDGALVALKTIPRAQLHVFGQCGHWAQVEKFDEFNKLTIDFLGGAR from the coding sequence GTGACGGCTATCGAGGAGCTGACGTTCGAGTCCACCTCGCGCTTCGCGGAGGTGGACGTGGATGGGCCGCTGAAGCTGCACTACCACGAGGCCGGCTTGGCCTTTAAAGGCAACGGCCAGACCATCGTGCTGCTGCACGGCGGCGGTCCCGGTGCGGCGAGTTGGACGAACTTCTCGCGCAACATCCCGGTGCTGGCTGAGCAATTTCATGTGCTGGCGGTGGATCAGCCAGGCTACGGTCTGTCCGACAAGCGGGCCGAGCACGGGCAGTTCAACCATTACGCGGCGCGGGCGCTCAAAGGCCTCTTCGACCAGCTGGGCCTGGGACGTGTTCCGCTGGTGGGCAATTCGCTGGGCGGCGGCACCGCGGTCCGGTTCGCGCTCGACTATCCCGATCAGGCCGGGCGCCTGGTGCTGATGGGCCCCGGCGGGGTGAGCGTGAACCTGTTCGCGCCGGACCCGACCGAGGGCGTCAAACGGTTGGGCAAGTTCTCCGCAGAACCGACGCGGGAGAATCTCGAGGCGTTTCTGCGGGTGATGGTCTACGACCAGAAGTTGATCACCCCCGAATTGATCGAGCAGCGCTTCGAGTTGGCCAGCACGCCGGAATCGCTGACGGCGACGCGGGCGATGGGAATGTCGTTCGCCGGGGCCGATTTCGAGCTCGGCATGATGTGGCGCGAGGTGCACCGGCTGCGCCAGCCGGTGCTGCTGATCTGGGGTCGCGAGGACCGGGTCAACCCGCTCGACGGCGCACTGGTCGCGCTGAAGACCATCCCGCGTGCGCAGCTACACGTTTTCGGGCAGTGTGGGCACTGGGCACAGGTGGAGAAGTTCGACGAGTTCAACAAGCTCACCATCGATTTCCTGGGAGGCGCGCGATGA
- the hsaC gene encoding iron-dependent extradiol dioxygenase HsaC gives MSIRSLGYLRIEATDIAAWREYGLKVLGMIEGKGATEGALYLRMDDFPARLVIVPGEADRLIEAGWECANAAGLQEIRNRLDVEGTPYKEATAAELADRRVDEMIRFSDPSGNCLEVFHGAALEHRRVVSPYGHKFVTEEQGLGHVVLTTRDDEETLHFYRDVLGFKLRDSMRLPPQVVGRPADGPPAWLRFLGCNPRHHSLAFMPGQTPSGIVHLMVEVGEADDVGLCLDRALRKKVPMSATLGRHVNDLMLSFYMKTPSGFDIEFGCEGRQVEDDDWIARESTAISLWGHDFSVGFKG, from the coding sequence ATGAGCATTCGCTCTCTGGGCTATCTGCGCATTGAGGCCACCGACATCGCGGCCTGGCGCGAGTACGGGCTGAAAGTCCTCGGCATGATCGAGGGCAAGGGTGCGACGGAAGGTGCGCTGTATCTGCGGATGGATGATTTCCCCGCTCGGCTGGTGATCGTGCCCGGCGAGGCGGACCGGCTGATCGAGGCCGGCTGGGAATGCGCGAACGCCGCTGGCCTGCAAGAGATCCGGAATCGGCTCGACGTCGAGGGCACGCCCTACAAGGAGGCGACCGCCGCTGAACTCGCCGATCGCCGGGTGGACGAGATGATCCGGTTCTCCGACCCGTCGGGCAACTGCCTGGAGGTCTTCCACGGCGCCGCTCTGGAGCACCGCCGGGTGGTCAGCCCGTACGGGCACAAATTCGTCACCGAGGAACAGGGCCTGGGACACGTTGTCCTGACCACCCGTGACGACGAAGAGACCCTGCACTTCTACCGGGATGTGCTGGGCTTCAAGCTGCGTGACTCGATGCGGCTGCCACCGCAGGTGGTTGGCCGGCCCGCGGACGGTCCGCCGGCCTGGCTGCGGTTCCTGGGCTGCAACCCGCGTCACCACAGCCTCGCCTTCATGCCCGGCCAGACCCCCAGCGGCATCGTGCACCTGATGGTCGAGGTCGGAGAGGCCGACGACGTCGGACTCTGCCTGGACCGGGCGCTGCGTAAGAAGGTGCCCATGTCGGCGACGCTGGGCCGCCACGTCAACGACCTGATGCTGTCCTTCTACATGAAGACCCCCAGCGGATTCGATATCGAATTCGGTTGTGAGGGAAGACAAGTCGAGGACGACGATTGGATCGCCCGGGAGAGCACCGCGATCAGCTTGTGGGGCCACGACTTCAGCGTCGGCTTCAAGGGCTGA
- the hsaB gene encoding 3-hydroxy-9,10-secoandrosta-1,3,5(10)-triene-9,17-dione monooxygenase reductase subunit produces the protein MTAAPIDPRTFRSVLGQFCTGITIITTVHDDVPIGFACQSFAALSLDPPLVLFCPTKVSRSWQAIEASGRFCVNMLTESQKHVSARFGSKEPDKFAGIDWHASELGSPIIDGSLAHIDCTVASVHDAGDHFVVFGAVQSLSEAPKIKPRPLLFYRGEYTGIEPDKTTPAQWRDDLEAFLTTTTQDTWL, from the coding sequence ATGACTGCCGCGCCGATTGACCCGCGCACGTTCCGCAGCGTGCTCGGTCAGTTCTGCACCGGGATCACGATCATCACCACCGTGCACGACGACGTTCCGATCGGGTTCGCCTGCCAGTCCTTCGCGGCACTGTCGCTGGACCCGCCGCTGGTGCTGTTCTGCCCGACGAAGGTGTCGCGGTCGTGGCAGGCCATCGAGGCCAGCGGCCGGTTCTGCGTCAACATGCTGACCGAGAGCCAAAAACACGTCTCGGCCCGATTCGGATCCAAAGAACCCGACAAGTTCGCCGGGATCGACTGGCACGCATCAGAACTCGGCTCGCCCATTATCGACGGCTCGCTGGCCCACATCGACTGCACGGTGGCATCCGTGCACGACGCCGGCGACCACTTCGTCGTGTTCGGTGCGGTGCAGTCGCTTTCGGAGGCGCCGAAGATCAAGCCGCGTCCGCTGCTGTTCTACCGCGGCGAGTACACCGGGATCGAACCGGACAAGACGACGCCGGCTCAATGGCGCGACGACCTGGAAGCGTTCCTGACCACGACGACGCAGGACACCTGGCTCTAG
- a CDS encoding YybH family protein produces MTDFSKLPPADQEAIGKTLLTLLKAFDKRDAEPLLGVYSDDADWVNAFGTVKRGREDIVEYLRGLFRDENFNRGELAGPPQTSFRVLTPEVVLVSAHLQVKGQGLVDGGTLDRDNFSLRALQRHQDGSWLIVSEMFQDANTETTYQH; encoded by the coding sequence GTGACCGACTTTTCCAAGCTCCCACCGGCGGACCAGGAAGCAATCGGCAAGACACTGCTGACGTTGCTCAAGGCGTTCGACAAGCGCGACGCCGAGCCGCTGCTGGGTGTCTACTCCGACGACGCCGACTGGGTCAACGCGTTCGGGACGGTCAAGCGGGGCCGCGAGGATATCGTCGAGTACCTGCGCGGCCTGTTCCGGGATGAGAACTTCAATCGGGGCGAGCTCGCCGGCCCGCCGCAGACCAGCTTCCGGGTGCTGACGCCCGAGGTGGTGCTGGTCTCCGCGCACCTACAGGTCAAGGGCCAGGGGCTGGTCGACGGTGGCACGCTGGATCGCGACAACTTCTCGTTGCGCGCCCTGCAGCGCCACCAGGATGGATCGTGGCTGATCGTCTCGGAGATGTTCCAGGACGCCAATACCGAGACCACCTACCAGCACTAA